The following proteins are co-located in the Tardibacter chloracetimidivorans genome:
- the rdgB gene encoding RdgB/HAM1 family non-canonical purine NTP pyrophosphatase: protein MTRKLAPGRLVIASHNQGKVREIGDLLAPFGIETVSAGALGLPEPPETGTSFIANAELKAREAADLSGLPALADDSGLCVEALRGEPGIFSARWAGEDKDFGMAMRLVHEAMEKAGPDAGHDAHFICALSLAWPDGHIESFEGRVDGLIVWPPRGTKGFGYDPIFQPIGRNQTFGEIEPDEKHAMSHRADAFRQLVAACF from the coding sequence GTGACCCGCAAGCTCGCCCCCGGCAGGCTGGTGATCGCCAGCCACAACCAGGGCAAGGTGCGCGAGATCGGCGACCTCCTTGCTCCGTTCGGCATCGAAACGGTGTCGGCCGGCGCGCTTGGCCTTCCCGAGCCGCCCGAGACGGGAACGAGCTTCATCGCCAATGCCGAGCTGAAGGCGCGCGAGGCGGCGGACCTGTCCGGCCTGCCCGCGCTTGCCGACGACAGCGGCCTGTGCGTGGAAGCGCTGCGCGGCGAACCGGGGATATTCTCAGCGCGCTGGGCGGGCGAGGACAAGGACTTCGGCATGGCCATGCGGCTGGTGCATGAAGCGATGGAAAAGGCGGGGCCGGACGCCGGGCATGACGCCCATTTCATCTGCGCGCTGTCGCTGGCCTGGCCCGACGGCCATATCGAAAGCTTTGAAGGCCGCGTAGACGGACTGATCGTCTGGCCGCCGCGCGGGACGAAGGGCTTCGGCTATGATCCGATCTTTCAGCCGATCGGCCGTAACCAGACGTTCGGCGAGATCGAGCCGGACGAAAAACATGCGATGAGCCACCGTGCCGACGCTTTCCGCCAGCTTGTCGCCGCCTGCTTCTGA
- the hemW gene encoding radical SAM family heme chaperone HemW, with protein sequence MPTLSASLSPPASEQAQEPLALYVHWPFCVSKCPYCDFNSHVRAEVDMAGWRKALLADLAHEAALLPGRRLGSIFFGGGTPSLMPPSIAEALIDAAAGHWQAGPELEITLEANPSSVEASNFRAFAAAGVNRASLGLQALDDEALRFLGRAHDVAEGLKALDVAQSAFDRVSFDLIYARPGQTQAEWRAELNRALGFGSSHLSLYQLTIEPGTRFATLASRGELTIPCDDDAADLLTLTQELTAAAGLPAYEVSNHARPGEESRHNLTYWRYGDYAGIGPGAHGRRRGSATVRHRKPENWINAVASQGHGLVEESPLTPADRAREALLMGLRLADGIDPLLFEHRTGVALDRLIAGDARARLAAHGLIDGGQARLKATPAGMLVLNALIAELVSDREIT encoded by the coding sequence GTGCCGACGCTTTCCGCCAGCTTGTCGCCGCCTGCTTCTGAGCAGGCGCAGGAGCCGCTCGCGCTCTATGTCCACTGGCCGTTCTGCGTCTCCAAATGCCCCTATTGCGACTTCAACAGCCATGTCCGGGCCGAGGTGGACATGGCCGGGTGGCGCAAGGCGCTGCTCGCCGATCTGGCGCATGAGGCGGCGCTTCTTCCCGGCCGAAGGCTAGGCTCGATCTTCTTCGGCGGGGGCACGCCGTCGCTGATGCCCCCCTCCATCGCCGAAGCCCTGATCGATGCAGCGGCAGGTCATTGGCAGGCCGGTCCCGAACTGGAGATCACGCTGGAGGCAAATCCATCGAGCGTCGAGGCGTCCAACTTCCGCGCCTTTGCGGCCGCCGGGGTGAACCGCGCTTCGCTGGGCCTTCAGGCGCTGGACGATGAGGCGCTGCGCTTCCTTGGCCGGGCGCATGATGTCGCCGAAGGGCTGAAGGCGCTGGATGTCGCGCAATCCGCGTTCGACCGGGTGAGCTTTGACCTGATCTATGCCCGCCCCGGCCAGACGCAGGCGGAATGGCGGGCGGAACTGAACCGCGCGCTTGGTTTCGGCTCAAGCCATCTTTCGCTCTACCAGTTGACGATAGAGCCGGGCACCCGCTTCGCCACCCTTGCATCCAGGGGAGAACTGACGATCCCCTGCGACGATGACGCGGCCGACCTCTTAACCCTGACACAGGAACTGACGGCGGCGGCCGGGCTGCCCGCCTATGAGGTGTCCAACCACGCGCGGCCGGGCGAGGAGAGTCGCCACAACCTGACCTATTGGCGCTATGGCGACTATGCGGGCATCGGCCCCGGCGCGCATGGGCGGCGGCGCGGATCGGCAACCGTCCGCCACCGCAAGCCCGAGAACTGGATAAATGCCGTGGCCTCGCAAGGTCATGGGCTGGTGGAGGAAAGCCCGCTGACGCCCGCCGACCGCGCTCGCGAGGCCCTGTTGATGGGGCTGCGACTGGCCGACGGCATCGATCCCCTGCTGTTCGAGCACCGCACCGGAGTAGCGCTCGACCGGCTGATCGCCGGGGATGCGCGCGCGCGGCTGGCGGCGCATGGCCTTATCGATGGGGGTCAGGCGCGGCTCAAGGCCACGCCCGCCGGTATGCTGGTGCTGAACGCGCTGATCGCCGAACTGGTCAGCGACCGCGAAATCACTTGA
- the rph gene encoding ribonuclease PH yields MRPSGRSPDQMRVIEMIPGFTRHAEGSCLIKFGDTHVLCNASVEERLPPWLRGKGQGWVTAEYGMLPRATHTRGNREAAKGKQSGRTQEIQRLIGRSLRAVVDLEALGERQITVDCDVIQADGGTRTASISGAWVALKLAIEKLKANGAVFERDPLTTQVAAISCGIHEGAPVLDLDYVEDSAAHTDGNFVLTGNGGIVEVQATAEGAPFSEEELLRLLRLARIGCANIFEAQLKAVA; encoded by the coding sequence ATGCGTCCGTCAGGCCGTTCGCCAGACCAGATGCGGGTGATCGAAATGATCCCCGGTTTCACCCGCCATGCCGAAGGCTCGTGCCTCATCAAGTTCGGCGACACGCATGTGCTGTGCAATGCAAGCGTGGAGGAGCGGCTGCCGCCCTGGCTGCGCGGCAAGGGCCAGGGCTGGGTGACGGCCGAATATGGCATGCTGCCCCGCGCCACCCACACGCGCGGCAATCGCGAGGCGGCCAAGGGCAAGCAATCGGGCCGGACGCAGGAAATCCAGCGGCTGATCGGCCGCTCGCTGCGCGCCGTCGTCGATCTTGAAGCGCTTGGTGAGCGTCAGATCACGGTCGACTGCGACGTGATCCAGGCCGATGGCGGCACGCGCACCGCCTCCATTTCCGGCGCATGGGTGGCGCTGAAGCTCGCGATCGAAAAGCTGAAGGCCAATGGCGCGGTGTTCGAGCGCGACCCGCTGACCACGCAGGTGGCCGCCATTTCCTGCGGCATTCATGAGGGCGCGCCGGTGCTGGACCTCGATTATGTGGAGGATTCGGCAGCGCACACCGACGGCAATTTCGTCCTCACCGGCAATGGCGGCATCGTCGAGGTGCAGGCGACGGCCGAAGGCGCGCCGTTCAGCGAGGAAGAACTGCTGCGCCTGCTGCGTCTGGCGCGGATCGGCTGCGCCAATATCTTTGAAGCGCAGTTGAAGGCGGTGGCGTGA
- a CDS encoding penicillin-binding protein activator, protein MAQPQRIRQWLSARTIATLAVISILAACTPGGRDARPGQAGPPKPVEKPTGPDEADRQKVAVLVPTTGPNAALGQSIANAANLALLDSGNRRVRLTVYNTAGGAAAAAQRALAEGNRLFLGPLLAPDVRAIQGMSRAANVPILTFSNDASLAGGGTYVLGFQVDQSVERVVSFAQGRGVDRFAALVPAGAYGQRASSAMIDAVEKSGGRMTAIATFTRDTRSLTSAVRKLTGADAPAARARVRPDGTVARVAPETKGVPFDAVLVADSGKIALAALPVLQKNGARGVRLLGTELWNTEPGLSRVPAMHGAWFASVPDDYFRQFASRYRSRFGGEPYRLASLGYDSVLLVNRVAAKWQAGAPFPQAALRDSGGFAGVDGAFRFGGSGVALRALEVQQVGAGGFNVVSPAPASFK, encoded by the coding sequence TAGCAACCCTTGCTGTGATTTCGATCCTTGCGGCATGTACGCCCGGCGGACGTGACGCAAGGCCGGGACAGGCGGGGCCGCCCAAGCCGGTGGAAAAGCCGACCGGGCCGGACGAGGCCGATCGCCAGAAGGTCGCCGTGCTGGTGCCGACGACCGGACCCAATGCGGCGCTTGGCCAGTCGATCGCGAACGCGGCCAATCTGGCGCTGCTCGATTCCGGCAACCGCCGGGTCCGGTTGACGGTCTATAACACGGCGGGCGGGGCTGCGGCTGCCGCCCAGCGTGCGCTCGCGGAGGGCAACAGGCTGTTCCTGGGGCCGCTCCTCGCGCCGGATGTGCGGGCGATCCAGGGCATGAGCCGGGCGGCCAATGTGCCGATCCTCACTTTTTCCAACGATGCATCGCTGGCTGGCGGCGGCACCTATGTGCTTGGTTTCCAGGTCGATCAGTCGGTCGAACGGGTGGTTTCCTTCGCGCAGGGTCGCGGTGTCGATCGCTTCGCCGCGCTCGTCCCGGCCGGGGCCTATGGCCAACGCGCCTCCAGCGCCATGATCGATGCGGTCGAGAAAAGCGGCGGCCGCATGACGGCGATCGCGACCTTCACCCGCGACACGCGCTCGCTCACCAGCGCCGTTCGCAAGCTGACGGGGGCCGATGCGCCCGCCGCGCGCGCAAGGGTGCGCCCCGATGGGACGGTGGCGCGCGTCGCTCCCGAAACCAAAGGCGTCCCGTTCGACGCCGTTCTGGTCGCCGACAGCGGCAAGATCGCCTTGGCGGCGCTGCCGGTGTTGCAGAAGAATGGGGCGCGCGGCGTTCGCCTGCTCGGCACCGAACTGTGGAACACGGAGCCGGGGCTTTCCCGGGTGCCGGCCATGCATGGCGCGTGGTTCGCGTCGGTGCCGGACGACTATTTCCGGCAGTTCGCGTCGCGCTATCGCTCGCGCTTCGGCGGTGAGCCCTATCGGTTGGCGAGCCTTGGCTATGACAGCGTGCTGCTGGTGAACCGGGTTGCGGCAAAATGGCAGGCCGGCGCGCCGTTCCCGCAGGCGGCGCTGCGCGACAGCGGCGGTTTTGCGGGCGTGGACGGCGCGTTCCGCTTCGGCGGATCGGGGGTCGCGCTCCGCGCGCTTGAAGTGCAGCAGGTGGGGGCAGGCGGGTTCAACGTGGTTTCGCCCGCTCCGGCCAGCTTCAAGTGA
- a CDS encoding translocation/assembly module TamB domain-containing protein, protein MSEDDISMAPTPFEEGEDGRAPSRWRRLAIWAAAVLGALAVLVAGLSIYLNSDPGKRMLVRQIGKIETASGLSVQIGRIEGSIYSSMTIHNLVVRDPQGVFLASPRVRLDWRPFAYVRNHILINELTSPLVVLVRPPQLKPVPSDPDAPLLPDLDIDVGDLTVDRLLIGRAVTGRTHELSLEGEAHIADGRARLAANAQALGGDRLTLRLDASPEDNRLDIDGVLNAPADGLIAGLAGFDRPVAATLSGKGDWQAWQGSLGARSGDERLADIAIAARDGSFAVKGDARPGLLLEGPVARLTSPALQIDLAARLEERRADLRLRLRSDAIALSANGLVDLARNRFGNLAVDMRLLSPGSMAENLSGRDVRARLVLDGDFATPFIAYDVNAARLVFDGTGVEGLRASGRAEVNAEQVVIPVNARAARITGLNAAAGGILRNVRVSGDFAYAAGRLISDNLKIDSDRMNATAVVLADLGEGVYRGMLEGRINDYRIEGFGTVNLTADIDIESVGDRGFGVDGRFGVRTAKIENETVRDLFGGEAVFTGRIGMTPEGAITLTQLSGRAPDFRLSGSGRYEPGGTVRLDVSARSTQYGPLALAVRGTVGRPQAVLRAKSPGLGVGLRNLVARVEGEATGYHVDAEGDTAYGPLLADVLIQSGREPLTIDVRRARFAGVDLDGSIRQTPAGPFAGTLRMKGSGIEGTTRLAGVGDAQAAYIDATATKARLPGDLDITIGRALIDASLVFRDTPQIDADIRLANATYGEWVIRKARAKVDYSGGRGRAQLVADGSSGMSFDIAANAALSPNRYVVALKGSADRIDFRLRQPAVIRRDTQGFLLEPTTLVLPQGSVRLAGRLGDRTALQSRFEDFDLAIINTFVPGLGIDGRATGSIDFSQNGSGFPSADARVRIANFTRSSLTTVSEPVDIQLLGTLAPAGRAEARALIRRGGTTYGRLVANVNAARGGGGWISDLAAGALDGGVRYNGPAAVLFSFAGQPDQQLTGPIALAADFSGSPQNPRLNGVVRADALVYENETFGTRVSAIELDGRFTNDRLVLNRFNGRAGEGTVNATGTVGLAAADGFPINIKASLNRARLARSDNIGTVVSGLLAVTNSPDKGALISGKLRLPELRYRFVREGSAEVARLSGVHRRGEPVTPEPDSGGSAPSIWNLDIAVRADNQIFVSGMGMESEWSADLRITGTTADPRITGSLDLLRGTYGFAGRRFTLDEGEIDFTGGEINNPVISIQASTSVENVNAILNISGRAQNPQIAFTSTPSLPQDEVMSRILFGESVTNLSATQAIQLAASLNSLRGGGGGLNPLGKLQSAAGIDRLRILGSDPATGRETAVAAGQYITNDVYVEIITDARGFTATQLEVALSKALSILTQTGGVAGTSVNLRYSKDY, encoded by the coding sequence ATGAGCGAGGACGACATCAGCATGGCCCCCACGCCTTTCGAAGAAGGGGAGGATGGCCGCGCGCCATCGCGCTGGCGGCGCTTGGCGATATGGGCGGCCGCCGTGCTCGGTGCGTTGGCGGTGCTGGTCGCGGGCCTTTCGATCTATCTGAACAGCGACCCCGGCAAGCGCATGCTGGTGCGCCAGATCGGCAAGATCGAAACCGCGTCGGGGCTGAGCGTGCAGATCGGCCGGATCGAGGGATCGATCTACAGTTCCATGACGATCCACAATCTGGTGGTGCGGGACCCGCAGGGCGTGTTCCTTGCAAGCCCCCGGGTGCGTCTGGACTGGCGGCCCTTCGCCTATGTGCGCAACCACATCCTCATCAACGAGCTGACCTCGCCGCTCGTCGTTCTGGTCCGCCCGCCGCAGCTGAAGCCGGTCCCGTCCGACCCTGACGCGCCGCTGCTGCCCGATCTGGATATCGACGTCGGCGATCTGACGGTCGACCGGCTGTTGATCGGCCGGGCGGTGACGGGCCGCACCCATGAGCTGTCGCTTGAGGGCGAGGCGCACATTGCCGACGGCCGCGCCCGGCTCGCCGCCAACGCACAGGCGCTTGGGGGGGACCGACTGACGCTGCGCCTCGATGCCTCACCAGAGGACAACCGGCTGGATATAGATGGCGTCCTGAATGCGCCTGCGGACGGGCTGATCGCCGGTCTTGCCGGTTTCGACCGGCCTGTCGCGGCCACGCTTTCAGGCAAGGGAGACTGGCAAGCGTGGCAGGGAAGCCTCGGCGCCCGCTCCGGCGACGAACGGCTTGCCGATATCGCCATCGCCGCGCGGGACGGCAGTTTCGCGGTCAAGGGGGATGCCCGCCCCGGCCTGCTGCTGGAGGGGCCGGTGGCAAGGCTCACCTCCCCTGCCCTGCAAATCGACCTCGCGGCCAGGCTTGAGGAACGCCGCGCCGACCTTCGCCTGCGGCTCCGGTCCGATGCGATCGCGCTCAGCGCAAACGGGCTGGTGGACCTCGCGCGCAACCGCTTCGGCAATCTTGCCGTGGACATGCGACTGCTCTCCCCCGGAAGCATGGCGGAGAATCTTTCCGGCCGGGATGTGCGCGCCCGGCTGGTGCTGGACGGAGATTTCGCAACGCCCTTCATCGCCTATGACGTCAACGCCGCAAGGCTGGTGTTCGACGGGACCGGGGTGGAGGGTCTGCGCGCCAGCGGCCGGGCGGAGGTCAACGCCGAGCAGGTCGTCATTCCGGTGAACGCGCGGGCCGCCCGGATCACCGGCCTCAACGCCGCGGCTGGCGGAATCCTCCGGAATGTGCGCGTCAGCGGCGACTTCGCCTATGCCGCCGGCCGCCTCATCAGCGACAATCTGAAAATCGACAGCGACCGCATGAACGCCACGGCCGTGGTCCTCGCCGACCTTGGCGAAGGCGTCTATCGCGGCATGTTGGAAGGGCGCATCAACGACTATCGGATCGAAGGGTTCGGCACCGTCAACCTCACTGCCGATATCGATATCGAATCAGTCGGCGACCGTGGCTTCGGCGTGGACGGGCGCTTCGGCGTCCGCACCGCAAAGATCGAGAATGAAACCGTCCGCGACCTGTTCGGCGGCGAGGCCGTGTTCACGGGCCGCATCGGAATGACGCCGGAGGGCGCGATCACGCTGACGCAGTTGAGCGGCCGCGCCCCGGATTTCCGCCTGTCCGGCAGCGGGCGCTATGAACCGGGCGGCACAGTGAGGCTGGATGTGTCGGCGCGCTCCACCCAATATGGCCCGCTGGCGCTCGCAGTGCGCGGCACGGTGGGACGGCCGCAGGCGGTGCTGCGGGCGAAAAGCCCGGGGCTTGGCGTTGGCCTCCGGAATCTTGTCGCGCGGGTTGAGGGAGAGGCGACCGGCTATCATGTCGATGCCGAGGGCGACACCGCCTATGGGCCGCTGCTGGCCGATGTGCTGATCCAGTCCGGGCGCGAGCCGTTGACCATCGACGTTCGCCGCGCCCGCTTTGCGGGAGTAGATCTGGACGGCAGCATCCGCCAGACGCCCGCCGGGCCGTTCGCCGGAACGCTTCGGATGAAGGGTTCCGGCATCGAAGGTACGACCCGGCTTGCAGGCGTGGGAGACGCGCAGGCCGCCTATATCGATGCCACCGCCACCAAGGCCCGGCTGCCGGGCGATCTCGACATCACCATTGGAAGAGCGCTGATCGATGCGTCGCTGGTCTTCCGGGACACGCCGCAGATCGACGCCGACATCCGCCTTGCCAATGCGACCTATGGCGAATGGGTCATCCGCAAGGCGCGGGCGAAGGTGGACTACAGCGGCGGCCGGGGCCGCGCGCAACTGGTCGCCGACGGCAGCAGCGGCATGTCCTTCGACATCGCCGCCAACGCGGCGCTTTCTCCCAACCGTTATGTGGTGGCGCTGAAGGGCAGCGCGGACCGGATTGATTTCCGGCTCCGCCAGCCGGCTGTCATACGCCGGGACACCCAGGGCTTTCTTCTAGAACCCACAACCCTTGTCCTGCCGCAGGGCAGCGTCCGGCTGGCGGGCCGGTTGGGTGATCGCACGGCGCTGCAAAGCCGGTTCGAGGATTTCGACCTTGCGATCATCAACACCTTCGTTCCCGGCCTCGGCATCGACGGGCGCGCCACCGGGAGCATCGACTTTTCCCAGAATGGAAGTGGTTTTCCTTCCGCCGACGCGCGAGTCAGGATCGCGAACTTCACCCGGTCGAGCCTGACCACCGTCTCCGAGCCGGTCGACATCCAGCTCCTTGGCACGCTCGCTCCGGCCGGTCGGGCGGAAGCGCGGGCGCTGATCCGCCGTGGCGGCACGACCTATGGGCGACTGGTCGCGAATGTGAACGCCGCGCGCGGCGGAGGCGGGTGGATAAGCGATCTCGCGGCAGGCGCGCTGGACGGCGGCGTCCGCTATAACGGGCCTGCCGCCGTGCTGTTTTCATTTGCCGGACAGCCCGACCAGCAGCTGACCGGGCCAATCGCCCTTGCGGCCGATTTCAGCGGTTCACCGCAGAACCCGCGCCTGAACGGCGTGGTGCGCGCCGACGCGCTTGTCTATGAGAACGAGACGTTCGGCACCCGCGTTTCAGCCATAGAGCTGGACGGCCGCTTCACCAACGACCGGCTGGTCCTGAACCGCTTCAACGGGCGCGCGGGCGAAGGCACGGTGAACGCCACCGGAACGGTCGGGCTTGCCGCCGCCGACGGTTTTCCCATCAACATCAAGGCCAGCCTCAACCGCGCCCGGCTGGCGCGCAGCGACAACATCGGCACTGTGGTGAGCGGATTGCTGGCGGTGACCAACAGCCCCGACAAGGGCGCACTGATTTCCGGCAAGCTTCGCCTCCCCGAACTGCGCTACCGCTTTGTGCGCGAAGGAAGCGCGGAGGTCGCCCGGCTGTCGGGCGTGCATCGCAGGGGCGAACCCGTGACCCCTGAACCGGATTCAGGCGGCTCCGCGCCATCCATCTGGAATCTGGACATAGCGGTTCGCGCCGACAACCAGATTTTCGTGTCGGGCATGGGCATGGAATCCGAATGGAGCGCCGATCTGCGGATCACCGGCACCACGGCCGATCCCCGCATCACCGGCAGCCTTGACCTGCTGCGCGGCACCTACGGCTTTGCAGGCCGCCGGTTCACGCTGGACGAAGGAGAAATCGATTTCACCGGCGGCGAAATCAATAATCCCGTCATCAGCATTCAGGCGAGCACCAGCGTGGAGAACGTCAACGCCATTCTCAACATTTCCGGCAGGGCGCAGAATCCGCAGATCGCCTTCACCTCCACCCCAAGCCTGCCGCAGGACGAGGTGATGTCCCGAATCCTCTTTGGAGAAAGCGTCACCAATCTTTCCGCCACCCAGGCGATCCAGCTTGCAGCCTCGCTCAACTCGCTGCGGGGCGGCGGCGGGGGGCTGAATCCGCTCGGCAAGCTGCAATCGGCGGCGGGCATCGACCGGCTTCGCATCCTTGGATCGGACCCGGCGACCGGACGCGAGACGGCCGTCGCCGCCGGGCAGTACATCACCAACGATGTCTATGTGGAGATCATCACCGACGCGCGCGGATTCACCGCCACCCAGCTCGAGGTCGCGCTCTCCAAGGCGCTCAGCATCCTCACCCAGACCGGCGGCGTCGCGGGAACCTCGGTCAATCTGCGCTATTCGAAGGACTATTGA